One genomic window of Cupriavidus oxalaticus includes the following:
- a CDS encoding IS110 family transposase, translating to MRVIGLDVSRSVAEIAYLENGLLRAGGRVGLRRDELERFAAKLKPDDHVVLEATGNTIAIANVLTSHVGRVIVANPLQVRLIAEARVKTDKIDAAILAQLYASGFLPEVWIPDEATQAMRRQVSRRAQIVRQRTRLKNEIHAVLAAHLIERCPATDLFGKRGRAWLSLQQLPMDERIGIDQRLHELDRLAENLQEVECVLAQSAIQDDRLRKLLTITGVNTTVAIGLLSAIGDVARFRSPEKLVSYFGLNPSVYQSGLQPAKHGHISKRGRSYARAMLVEAAWAAAQTAGPIRAFFLRIRDHRGQQIAAVATARKLAIIVWHVLTRNESFAWDRPALTARKTRELELQAGMPPARRGSRKGSAAAYNLKSVRDLERAIGEQAEQAYQRLFSRWKQARPQASAVRAPWPPIRTP from the coding sequence ATGCGAGTGATAGGACTGGATGTATCGCGATCCGTAGCCGAGATCGCCTATTTGGAGAACGGCCTGCTACGCGCCGGCGGGCGCGTAGGACTGCGACGCGATGAGCTGGAACGCTTTGCCGCTAAGCTAAAGCCCGACGACCACGTGGTACTCGAGGCGACCGGCAATACGATCGCCATTGCGAATGTGCTGACTAGTCATGTCGGCAGAGTCATCGTCGCCAACCCCCTGCAAGTCCGTCTGATTGCGGAAGCCCGCGTGAAGACGGATAAGATCGATGCGGCGATCCTCGCGCAACTCTATGCGAGTGGCTTCCTGCCCGAGGTCTGGATTCCAGACGAGGCCACCCAAGCGATGCGGCGGCAGGTGTCGCGCCGCGCCCAGATCGTGCGGCAGCGGACGCGGCTCAAGAACGAGATTCACGCTGTCCTTGCCGCACATCTCATCGAGCGGTGTCCCGCGACAGACCTGTTTGGCAAGAGAGGGCGGGCCTGGCTGAGCCTGCAGCAGCTACCCATGGACGAACGCATCGGGATCGACCAGCGGTTGCATGAGCTGGACCGGCTGGCAGAGAATCTGCAGGAGGTTGAGTGCGTCCTGGCCCAGTCCGCTATTCAGGACGACAGGCTGCGCAAGCTCCTGACCATCACCGGCGTCAACACCACCGTTGCGATCGGTTTGCTCTCGGCCATCGGCGATGTTGCTCGCTTTCGATCGCCGGAGAAATTGGTCAGCTACTTTGGCCTCAATCCTTCGGTCTACCAATCCGGTTTACAACCAGCAAAGCACGGACACATCAGCAAGCGCGGACGTTCCTACGCGCGTGCCATGCTAGTTGAGGCTGCCTGGGCCGCAGCGCAAACGGCCGGCCCCATTCGTGCCTTCTTCCTGCGCATCCGGGATCATCGCGGTCAGCAGATCGCGGCTGTTGCCACCGCGCGCAAGCTGGCAATAATCGTCTGGCACGTCCTCACGCGTAACGAATCCTTCGCCTGGGATCGCCCAGCGCTGACTGCGCGAAAGACCCGTGAGCTGGAACTGCAGGCAGGCATGCCTCCTGCGCGTCGCGGTAGCCGCAAGGGTTCTGCCGCCGCCTACAATCTAAAGTCCGTCCGGGATCTGGAGCGTGCAATCGGCGAGCAAGCCGAGCAGGCTTACCAACGCCTGTTCTCGCGCTGGAAGCAAGCGCGACCGCAGGCAAGTGCGGTACGCGCTCCGTGGCCACCAATACGGACGCCATAA
- a CDS encoding YfjI family protein has translation MNSLITPPPYPLSSLHLVIREAVEEVMRHVQAPDALVAMEFLTSMSVSAQGLYDVRLPTGQIRPLSLNLLVVADSGERKTGVHNLVAAPLYEFDHARMTEHEAAAGEYELRMSIWKSVDAGLRRQITKLTQEGKSIDKVRHQMAEHAKAKPVKPKLRRIMRQNATERAIMDALEGDGESIAFISDEGEIIIKGGVLNQTGLLNKTWDGAQMLTMDRSDGVNIVVRNPRVTVAYMVQRQVLKQLLDRRGDVMRGSGHWARYLVGCPASTQGTRFTFQLDNDGWCHLPKFHARTRELLGELGRRVDAGTLERMTLEFSEDAIARWIYHSNHVESMLSPSCYLHDIKDFASKVVEITGRVAGLLHVYSMQEGKISVDTLDRAVAIVDWHIDQFKQIFSPEAAIPQEQADAQVLENYLHTQYWSRNLTFAQKNLVLRNGPVRPASRLDAALNCLIAMGRVWIQLGQRRERYITLNPAYYGSLSVNAMATRF, from the coding sequence ATGAATTCCTTGATCACGCCTCCGCCTTACCCGTTGAGTTCGCTTCATCTCGTTATCAGGGAAGCAGTAGAGGAAGTCATGAGGCACGTTCAGGCGCCGGACGCATTGGTGGCCATGGAGTTCTTGACGAGCATGTCCGTGTCGGCGCAGGGCCTATACGACGTGCGTCTGCCGACGGGCCAGATTCGTCCGCTTTCGCTGAATCTGCTCGTGGTTGCCGATTCCGGCGAACGGAAGACGGGCGTGCACAATCTGGTCGCGGCACCACTCTACGAGTTTGACCACGCGCGTATGACGGAGCACGAGGCAGCCGCTGGAGAATACGAACTGCGGATGAGCATCTGGAAGTCGGTCGATGCAGGCCTGCGTCGTCAGATCACCAAGCTGACCCAGGAAGGGAAATCGATCGACAAGGTGCGCCATCAGATGGCCGAGCATGCAAAGGCCAAGCCAGTCAAGCCGAAATTGCGGCGCATTATGCGTCAAAACGCGACCGAACGCGCGATCATGGATGCGCTCGAGGGTGACGGCGAATCGATCGCTTTCATCAGCGATGAGGGCGAGATCATTATCAAGGGTGGTGTGCTTAACCAGACAGGATTGTTGAACAAGACCTGGGATGGCGCGCAGATGCTGACGATGGATCGCAGCGATGGCGTAAACATCGTCGTACGCAACCCGCGCGTTACCGTTGCCTACATGGTGCAGCGCCAGGTGCTCAAACAGCTTCTTGACCGGCGGGGCGATGTCATGCGCGGATCGGGGCACTGGGCGCGATACCTGGTCGGGTGTCCAGCTTCGACGCAGGGCACCCGCTTTACGTTTCAGCTAGACAATGACGGCTGGTGCCATCTGCCGAAATTCCACGCGCGAACGCGCGAACTGCTCGGCGAATTGGGGCGTCGCGTTGACGCCGGCACGCTGGAGCGAATGACATTGGAGTTTTCGGAAGACGCGATCGCGCGCTGGATTTACCATTCAAACCACGTCGAATCGATGTTGAGCCCATCGTGCTATCTACACGACATTAAGGACTTTGCGTCCAAGGTTGTGGAGATAACGGGTCGTGTCGCGGGACTGCTTCACGTGTACTCGATGCAGGAGGGAAAGATCTCGGTCGATACCCTGGATCGCGCGGTTGCTATCGTCGACTGGCACATTGACCAGTTCAAGCAAATTTTTTCACCTGAAGCTGCAATTCCGCAGGAGCAGGCGGATGCACAAGTGCTTGAGAACTACTTGCACACCCAATACTGGTCTCGGAATCTCACCTTCGCGCAGAAGAATTTGGTGCTGAGGAATGGTCCGGTTCGACCCGCGTCACGGCTGGATGCAGCCTTGAACTGCCTCATCGCCATGGGCCGCGTATGGATCCAACTCGGCCAGCGAAGAGAGCGGTACATCACTTTAAATCCGGCGTACTATGGATCGCTGAGCGTTAATGCAATGGCAACGAGATTCTGA
- a CDS encoding helix-turn-helix transcriptional regulator, with protein sequence MSVNPHPPTRIFDRAGSDAEPPKHPQHACSTSLARRPAVDRASDRLLTTEELATALGMSAQSIRKRYSQTGSYFQLRPVKLPNRRLLWPADAVEQLINR encoded by the coding sequence ATGTCTGTCAACCCGCATCCGCCGACACGGATTTTTGATCGCGCCGGTTCCGACGCCGAGCCGCCCAAGCATCCCCAACATGCCTGCAGCACGTCGCTTGCGCGGCGCCCCGCAGTCGACCGCGCGAGCGATCGCCTCCTGACGACGGAAGAACTCGCCACGGCACTGGGTATGAGCGCCCAGTCGATCCGGAAGCGCTACTCGCAGACCGGCAGCTATTTCCAACTGCGTCCGGTCAAGCTGCCGAATCGCCGGTTGCTGTGGCCTGCCGACGCAGTCGAGCAGCTAATCAACCGCTAG
- a CDS encoding PIN domain-containing protein, whose product MLVDFENVQSIDFARLGDARLTVFAGESQRKVPIELAMGLHALGDKARWVRASGAGPNALDFHIAFELGRMVEAGEKGPVVVLSKDKGFDPLLAWLNVDAGVSARRVATLEEAFGSTSRLAAPFDADAPQVPSLTVELSVTKLEAAPMPPTLQSLAAPPEKEPTATTPSLIPVKSLIRGKPAKPEKAAATKGAPTSASKGTVKAIALGKTAAGGNGPSADRAREILARSRKPARPRRRSTLAKHIKAMFKAHDLAEREVEAIIAKLLANRSITENQGAISYNF is encoded by the coding sequence GTGCTTGTCGACTTCGAGAATGTCCAGTCGATTGATTTTGCACGCTTGGGCGATGCTCGCTTGACAGTCTTCGCTGGCGAAAGCCAGAGGAAGGTTCCGATCGAGTTAGCGATGGGGCTGCATGCCCTTGGCGACAAGGCGCGCTGGGTGCGAGCGAGCGGCGCTGGGCCCAATGCGCTCGACTTCCACATCGCCTTCGAGCTCGGCCGGATGGTCGAGGCCGGCGAAAAGGGACCGGTGGTCGTTCTCTCCAAGGACAAGGGCTTCGACCCGCTGCTCGCATGGCTCAACGTCGATGCGGGCGTGTCGGCCCGAAGGGTGGCAACGCTCGAGGAGGCCTTTGGCTCGACGAGCCGTCTCGCGGCGCCATTTGACGCCGACGCGCCACAGGTGCCAAGCCTGACGGTTGAATTGTCCGTGACCAAGCTTGAAGCGGCGCCAATGCCACCAACGCTGCAGTCACTGGCTGCACCCCCGGAGAAGGAGCCGACGGCTACGACCCCGAGCTTGATCCCTGTCAAATCTTTGATACGAGGCAAGCCCGCCAAGCCTGAGAAGGCAGCCGCGACCAAAGGCGCGCCAACGAGCGCGTCAAAGGGCACGGTAAAAGCAATCGCCTTGGGGAAAACAGCCGCAGGCGGCAACGGGCCCAGCGCCGATCGTGCCCGCGAGATCTTGGCGAGATCTCGCAAGCCTGCCAGGCCTCGGCGCCGGTCGACACTTGCCAAGCACATCAAGGCTATGTTCAAGGCGCACGATCTCGCCGAGCGCGAGGTCGAGGCGATCATCGCCAAGCTTCTGGCGAACCGCTCCATCACGGAGAATCAGGGCGCGATCAGCTACAACTTCTGA
- a CDS encoding ClpXP protease specificity-enhancing factor: MPETSTKPYLIRAIYEWCTDNGFTPYIAVFVDANTNVPREFVKNNEIVLNVSFDATSGLDMGNEWITFSARFGGVSRKIDVPVENVLAIYARENGQGMAFPVERSVPETQAATERENNPPPKLAPVEAETPATTADSDPGDDETPPPVPRIGGKKPALKVVK, from the coding sequence ATGCCTGAAACCTCCACCAAGCCTTACCTGATCCGCGCCATTTATGAGTGGTGCACGGATAACGGCTTCACGCCGTACATCGCCGTGTTCGTCGATGCCAACACCAACGTGCCGCGCGAGTTCGTCAAGAACAACGAGATCGTGCTCAACGTGAGCTTCGACGCCACTAGCGGCCTGGATATGGGTAACGAGTGGATCACCTTCAGTGCGCGCTTTGGCGGTGTCTCGCGCAAGATCGACGTTCCCGTCGAGAACGTGCTGGCCATCTACGCCCGCGAGAACGGGCAGGGCATGGCCTTCCCGGTCGAACGCAGCGTGCCGGAAACGCAGGCCGCCACCGAGCGCGAAAACAACCCGCCGCCCAAGCTGGCCCCGGTGGAAGCCGAGACCCCGGCCACCACCGCCGACTCCGACCCGGGCGACGACGAAACGCCGCCCCCGGTGCCTCGCATCGGCGGCAAGAAGCCAGCGTTGAAGGTGGTGAAGTAA
- a CDS encoding glutathione S-transferase N-terminal domain-containing protein — protein MMVLYSGTTCPFSQRCRLVLFEKGMDFEIRDVDLFNKPEDISVMNPYGQVPILVERDLILYESNIINEYIDERFPHPQLMPADPVQRARARLFLFNFEKELFTHVYTLENEKGKAAEKNHERARAAIRDRLTQLAPIFVKNKYMLGEEFSMLDVAIAPLLWRLDHYGIELSKNAAPLLKYAERIFSRPAYIEALTPSEKVMRR, from the coding sequence ATGATGGTGTTGTATTCGGGTACGACTTGCCCGTTTTCCCAACGTTGCCGCCTTGTCCTGTTCGAAAAGGGCATGGATTTTGAAATCCGCGACGTCGACCTGTTCAACAAGCCCGAAGATATTTCGGTGATGAACCCCTACGGCCAGGTACCCATCCTGGTCGAGCGCGACCTCATCCTGTATGAGTCGAACATCATCAACGAATACATCGACGAGCGCTTCCCGCACCCGCAGCTGATGCCGGCCGACCCGGTCCAGCGCGCCCGTGCCCGACTGTTCCTGTTCAATTTCGAAAAGGAACTGTTCACGCACGTGTACACGCTCGAGAACGAAAAGGGCAAGGCCGCGGAGAAGAACCACGAACGCGCCCGCGCCGCGATCCGCGACCGTTTGACGCAGCTCGCGCCGATCTTCGTCAAGAACAAGTACATGCTGGGCGAAGAGTTCTCGATGCTCGACGTCGCCATCGCGCCGCTGCTGTGGCGCCTGGACCACTACGGCATCGAGCTGTCGAAAAACGCCGCGCCGCTGTTGAAGTATGCTGAACGCATTTTCAGCCGTCCCGCGTACATCGAAGCGCTCACCCCCTCCGAGAAGGTGATGCGCCGCTAA
- a CDS encoding cytochrome c1: MKKLLSIIALAGACFAGAPAMASEGGFPLEPAPVNTADLSSLQRGAKLFVNYCLNCHGASMMRYNRLKDIGLTDDQIRQNLLFTADKVGETMTIAMQPKEAKAFFGAQPPDLSVIARARGDDWLYTYLRTFYRDDSRATGWNNLVFPSVGMPHVLWELQGQRAAKFTEVEEHGEKVHKFAGFEQLSQGKMSKVEYDQATADLVGFLDWMAEPAQNHRKRLGVWVLLFLGIFTVFAWRLNAAYWKDVK, from the coding sequence ATGAAAAAGCTGCTTTCGATCATCGCGCTGGCCGGCGCCTGCTTTGCCGGCGCGCCCGCCATGGCATCAGAGGGAGGCTTCCCGCTGGAGCCGGCACCGGTGAACACTGCCGACCTGTCGTCGCTGCAGCGCGGCGCCAAGCTGTTCGTCAACTACTGCCTGAACTGCCACGGCGCATCGATGATGCGCTACAACCGGCTCAAGGACATCGGCCTCACCGACGACCAGATCCGCCAGAACCTGCTGTTCACAGCGGACAAGGTTGGCGAGACCATGACCATCGCCATGCAGCCGAAGGAAGCCAAGGCCTTCTTCGGCGCGCAACCGCCGGACCTGTCAGTGATCGCGCGTGCCCGCGGCGACGACTGGCTCTATACCTACCTGCGCACCTTCTACCGTGACGACAGCCGCGCGACGGGCTGGAACAACCTCGTGTTCCCGAGCGTCGGCATGCCGCACGTGCTGTGGGAACTGCAGGGCCAGCGCGCCGCCAAGTTTACGGAAGTGGAAGAGCATGGCGAGAAGGTGCACAAGTTCGCCGGCTTCGAGCAACTGAGCCAGGGCAAGATGAGCAAGGTCGAATATGACCAGGCCACCGCCGACCTGGTCGGCTTCCTCGACTGGATGGCAGAACCCGCGCAGAATCACCGCAAGCGCCTTGGCGTGTGGGTGCTGCTGTTCCTGGGCATATTCACCGTCTTTGCATGGCGCCTGAACGCGGCCTACTGGAAGGATGTGAAGTAA
- a CDS encoding cytochrome b codes for MAAEKQVKTTGLMGWIDARFPATQLWEDHLSKYYAPKNFNFWYFFGSLALLVLVIQIVTGIFLVMNYKPDGTLNAAGIPVAFASVEYIMREVPWGWLVRYMHSTGASAFFVVVYLHMFRGLLYGSYRKPRELVWIFGCLIFLCLMAEAFMGYLLPWGQMSYWGAQVIVNLFSAIPVIGQDLSLFIRGDYVVSDATLNRFFSFHVIAVPLVLLALVIAHIIALHEVGSNNPDGVEIKTKKDENGVPLDGIPFHPYYSVHDTLGVAGFLIIFSAVIFFFPEVGGYFLEHNNFFPADPLKTPPHIAPVWYFTPFYSMLRATTSNFLPILWVFFALLLGMVFLRSKDARVKIGAIAIAVILAVGFYFIDAKFWGVLVMGGSVVILFFLPWLDCSPVKSIRYRPAFHKSILIVFVVVFLVLGYLGVQPPSPVGEKVSQLGTLLYFAFFLTMPLWSRAGEFKPVPERVTFHPH; via the coding sequence ATGGCGGCCGAAAAACAAGTCAAGACGACCGGCCTGATGGGCTGGATCGACGCCCGTTTCCCGGCAACGCAACTGTGGGAAGACCACCTTTCCAAGTACTACGCGCCGAAGAACTTCAACTTCTGGTACTTCTTCGGTTCGCTGGCGCTGCTGGTGCTGGTGATTCAGATCGTCACGGGTATTTTCCTGGTGATGAACTACAAGCCGGACGGCACGCTCAACGCCGCCGGCATTCCCGTGGCCTTCGCCAGCGTGGAATACATCATGCGCGAAGTCCCGTGGGGCTGGCTGGTGCGCTACATGCATTCGACCGGCGCCTCGGCCTTCTTTGTCGTGGTCTACCTGCATATGTTCCGCGGGCTGCTGTACGGTTCGTACCGCAAGCCGCGTGAACTGGTCTGGATCTTCGGCTGCCTGATCTTCCTGTGCCTGATGGCGGAAGCCTTCATGGGCTACCTGCTGCCGTGGGGCCAGATGTCGTACTGGGGCGCGCAGGTGATCGTGAACCTTTTCTCGGCGATTCCCGTGATCGGCCAGGACCTGTCGCTGTTCATCCGCGGCGACTACGTGGTGAGCGATGCCACGCTGAACCGCTTCTTCTCGTTCCACGTCATCGCGGTGCCGCTGGTGCTGCTGGCCCTGGTGATCGCGCACATCATCGCGCTGCACGAAGTGGGCTCGAACAACCCGGACGGCGTCGAGATCAAGACCAAGAAGGACGAGAACGGCGTGCCGCTGGATGGCATCCCCTTCCACCCGTACTACTCGGTGCACGACACGCTGGGCGTTGCCGGCTTCCTGATCATCTTCTCGGCGGTGATCTTCTTCTTCCCGGAAGTGGGCGGCTATTTCCTGGAGCATAACAACTTCTTCCCGGCTGACCCGCTGAAGACTCCGCCGCATATCGCGCCGGTCTGGTACTTCACGCCGTTCTACTCGATGCTGCGTGCCACCACGTCGAACTTCCTGCCGATCCTGTGGGTGTTCTTCGCGCTGCTGCTCGGCATGGTGTTCCTGCGCAGCAAGGACGCACGCGTCAAGATCGGTGCGATTGCCATCGCCGTGATCCTGGCCGTGGGCTTCTACTTCATCGACGCCAAGTTCTGGGGCGTGCTGGTGATGGGCGGCTCGGTCGTGATCCTGTTCTTCCTGCCGTGGCTGGACTGCTCGCCGGTCAAGTCCATCCGCTATCGTCCCGCTTTCCACAAGTCCATCCTGATCGTCTTTGTGGTGGTGTTCCTGGTGCTCGGCTATCTCGGCGTGCAACCGCCGTCGCCGGTTGGTGAGAAGGTTTCGCAGCTCGGTACGCTGCTGTACTTCGCCTTCTTCCTGACCATGCCGCTGTGGAGCCGTGCCGGCGAGTTCAAGCCGGTGCCTGAGCGTGTCACGTTCCACCCGCACTGA
- the petA gene encoding ubiquinol-cytochrome c reductase iron-sulfur subunit: MSDQQDVKSVDKGRRNWLIATSVAGGVGGVAVAVPFVSTFAPSEKAKAAGAPVEADIGALKPGEMMTVEWRGKPVWIMKRTEEQLASLKKTDGEVADPNSEIPFTMQTPDYCKNETRSRAEHKDVLVVVGICSHLGCSPSGPFASGANPQLGADPGFLCPCHGSTFDLAGRVFKNKPAPQNLDVPPYQFLTDTKIVIGKDEKGEA; encoded by the coding sequence ATGAGTGACCAGCAAGACGTGAAGAGCGTGGATAAAGGTCGCCGCAATTGGTTGATCGCGACATCCGTCGCTGGCGGCGTCGGAGGCGTGGCGGTAGCGGTTCCTTTCGTCAGTACCTTTGCACCATCGGAGAAAGCCAAGGCCGCGGGTGCGCCAGTCGAAGCAGATATCGGTGCGCTGAAGCCGGGCGAGATGATGACTGTCGAATGGCGCGGCAAGCCGGTCTGGATCATGAAGCGGACCGAGGAACAGCTGGCGTCGCTGAAGAAGACGGACGGCGAGGTGGCCGATCCGAATTCCGAAATTCCTTTTACCATGCAGACGCCGGATTACTGCAAGAACGAAACCCGTTCGCGCGCAGAACACAAGGACGTCCTGGTCGTGGTCGGCATCTGTTCCCACCTTGGCTGCTCGCCTTCCGGCCCCTTCGCTTCCGGTGCCAATCCCCAACTCGGCGCCGATCCCGGTTTCCTTTGCCCTTGCCACGGCTCCACGTTCGACCTGGCCGGGCGCGTCTTCAAGAACAAGCCGGCTCCGCAAAATCTCGATGTTCCCCCCTACCAATTCCTGACTGACACCAAGATCGTGATCGGCAAGGATGAGAAAGGAGAAGCCTGA
- the mscL gene encoding large conductance mechanosensitive channel protein MscL produces the protein MGMVSEFRTFAMRGNVIDLAVGVIIGAAFGKIVDSVVNDLIMPVVGRVVGKLDFSSMFVTLADPPPGTPLTLDALKKAGVPVFAYGSFLTIVVNFVILAFIIFMMVRAFNKMREKEPPPPPAAPPEEVVLLREIRDALKTR, from the coding sequence ATGGGCATGGTCTCGGAATTCAGGACCTTCGCAATGCGCGGCAACGTCATCGACCTCGCGGTCGGTGTGATCATTGGCGCTGCATTCGGAAAAATTGTGGATTCAGTGGTCAATGACCTGATCATGCCGGTAGTGGGCCGCGTCGTCGGCAAGCTGGACTTCTCTAGTATGTTCGTCACGCTGGCCGATCCACCGCCTGGAACGCCATTGACGCTGGACGCGTTGAAGAAGGCTGGTGTGCCCGTATTTGCCTATGGCAGTTTCCTGACTATCGTTGTCAACTTTGTGATCCTGGCCTTCATCATCTTCATGATGGTGCGCGCGTTCAACAAGATGCGCGAGAAGGAGCCGCCCCCGCCGCCGGCCGCGCCGCCTGAAGAAGTGGTGCTACTGCGCGAGATCCGCGACGCCCTCAAGACGCGCTGA
- a CDS encoding Nif3-like dinuclear metal center hexameric protein → MKTKELELYLNDLLEVSRYKDYCPNGLQVQGRPEVTHVVTGVTASLALVEAAAEAGADAILVHHGYFWKNEDARVVGQKHARLKRLLGADINLFAFHLPLDNHPEFGNNAQLGLQLGFTPTGRFSDDQLGWTGTLPAPMPLSALAAHVGGVLGREPLSIGEPEQMIRTIGWCTGGAQGYFDAAVAAGVDAYLSGEVSEQTTHLARESGVAYLAAGHHATERYGIRSLGEHVAQRFGLRHTFIDIPNPV, encoded by the coding sequence ATGAAAACAAAAGAGCTTGAATTGTACTTGAACGACCTGTTAGAGGTTTCCCGTTACAAGGACTATTGTCCCAACGGGCTGCAAGTGCAAGGTCGACCGGAAGTCACTCACGTCGTCACCGGCGTCACGGCGAGCCTGGCACTGGTCGAGGCCGCGGCCGAAGCCGGCGCCGATGCCATCCTGGTCCATCACGGCTATTTCTGGAAAAACGAAGATGCGCGTGTGGTCGGGCAGAAGCACGCGCGTTTGAAGCGGCTGCTTGGCGCCGACATCAACCTGTTCGCCTTCCACCTGCCGCTGGACAACCATCCGGAATTCGGCAACAACGCGCAGCTCGGGCTGCAACTCGGCTTCACGCCGACCGGGCGTTTCAGCGATGACCAGCTCGGCTGGACCGGCACCTTGCCCGCGCCGATGCCGCTGTCCGCGCTGGCGGCACACGTCGGCGGCGTGCTCGGGCGCGAGCCGCTGTCAATCGGAGAGCCGGAGCAGATGATCCGCACGATCGGCTGGTGTACTGGTGGGGCGCAGGGTTATTTCGATGCGGCGGTAGCCGCGGGCGTCGATGCCTACCTCAGCGGCGAGGTCTCGGAGCAGACCACGCACCTCGCGCGCGAGAGCGGCGTGGCGTATCTGGCCGCCGGCCATCACGCCACCGAGCGCTACGGCATCCGCTCACTGGGCGAACATGTGGCGCAACGCTTCGGATTGCGGCACACATTCATCGATATTCCCAATCCTGTCTGA
- a CDS encoding Do family serine endopeptidase, translated as MLRRFWLFFAQAVTVVLAVWFVVATLKPDWLQRGRVAVQSGSPIVALKEVVPNVSGPAAEGSYSEAAQSAMPAVVNIFTSKNGNKRSPNPQAEDPWFRFFFGDRLPERQEPVSSLGSGVIVSAEGYILTNHHVVDGADEIEIALTDGRKANAKVVGSDPETDLAVLKVTLKDLPAITLGRLENVKVGDVVLAIGNPFGVGQTVTMGIVSALGRSHLGINTFENFIQTDAAINPGNSGGALVDAQGNLLGINTAIYSRSGGSLGIGFAIPVSTAKQVMESIISTGSVTRGWIGVEPQDMTPEIAESFGLDAKEGALIAAVVQGGPADKAGVKPGDVLTKVDGSSITDTTALLNAIAQLKPGVDIKMMVIRRGKPTELTVTIGKRPPPPRRAMPFEEEE; from the coding sequence ATGTTGCGGCGCTTTTGGCTGTTCTTTGCCCAGGCTGTCACCGTCGTGCTGGCGGTCTGGTTCGTCGTGGCAACGCTCAAGCCTGATTGGCTGCAGAGGGGGCGCGTCGCGGTCCAATCCGGGTCGCCGATCGTGGCGCTCAAGGAAGTCGTGCCTAACGTGTCCGGCCCTGCCGCCGAAGGGTCTTACAGTGAAGCCGCACAGTCCGCCATGCCGGCGGTGGTGAATATTTTTACCAGCAAGAACGGCAACAAGCGCTCGCCCAACCCGCAGGCCGAGGATCCGTGGTTCCGCTTCTTCTTTGGCGACCGCCTGCCTGAGCGGCAGGAGCCGGTGTCGAGCCTGGGATCAGGAGTGATTGTCAGTGCCGAGGGTTACATTCTAACCAACCACCACGTAGTGGATGGCGCCGACGAGATCGAGATCGCGCTGACCGATGGCCGCAAGGCCAACGCCAAGGTGGTCGGCTCCGACCCCGAGACCGACCTGGCTGTGCTCAAGGTGACGCTGAAGGACCTGCCCGCGATCACGCTGGGCCGGCTGGAGAACGTCAAGGTCGGCGATGTGGTGCTGGCGATCGGCAATCCGTTCGGCGTGGGCCAGACGGTGACGATGGGCATCGTGTCGGCGCTGGGTCGGAGCCATCTCGGCATCAATACCTTCGAGAATTTCATCCAGACCGACGCGGCGATCAACCCGGGCAATTCGGGCGGTGCGCTGGTTGACGCACAGGGCAACCTGCTGGGCATCAATACGGCGATCTACTCGCGTTCGGGCGGCTCGCTCGGGATTGGCTTTGCGATCCCGGTATCCACGGCCAAGCAAGTGATGGAGTCGATAATTTCCACCGGAAGCGTCACACGCGGCTGGATCGGCGTCGAGCCGCAGGACATGACGCCGGAAATCGCCGAATCGTTCGGCCTCGATGCCAAGGAAGGCGCACTGATCGCCGCGGTGGTCCAGGGCGGCCCGGCCGACAAGGCCGGCGTGAAGCCGGGCGATGTGCTGACCAAGGTGGATGGCTCGTCGATCACCGACACGACAGCGCTGTTGAATGCCATCGCCCAGCTCAAGCCGGGTGTCGACATCAAGATGATGGTGATCCGACGCGGCAAGCCTACCGAACTGACGGTAACGATTGGCAAGCGCCCGCCTCCGCCGCGCCGGGCGATGCCGTTCGAAGAGGAGGAGTGA